The following is a genomic window from Motacilla alba alba isolate MOTALB_02 chromosome 24, Motacilla_alba_V1.0_pri, whole genome shotgun sequence.
CAGAAACAGTTGGGGCAGATGAGCAGAGGAGGGATGAGGGCGCTGGGGAGGGATGAGGAAGATGTTTAAGTGGGGCAAGGATCCTGGAGACAAGGACAGCTGGGAGGAACAAGGATGCTGGGAAAGGATAAGGACGTAAGAGAGGGATGAGGGAATTGAAAGGGAGGGGGACAGTTGGTCAGGCACAAGATTACACAGAGGTGACAAGGACGCAGCAGATGGATGAGGGTACTGGTCAAGGACAAGGAAGGCTGGCAGACAAGGATGCCTGGAGGGAAGAGGACATGGAGGAAGGACAAGGATTTCTAGGGCATTGAGGATTGTTGGGGGGAAGAGGACACTCGGGAAAAACAAGATTGCTTGGGAGGGACAAGGACAGTAGTAAGGGACAAGGAGGATGGCTGTAGGGGGATGAGGACAGTGAGGACACTTGGCATGAGGGACAAAACAACTGATGAAGGATGAGGACACTCAGGAGGGCTGAAAAGCCTGGGAATGAGGATGATTAGGAGGGACGAGGACATTTGGAGGGAGCACAAGGCCACTCAGGTGGCTTGGGAAGGATGAGAACATTTGGGAGAGAAAGGGATAGAAAAGGTGGGACAAGGATGCTGAGGAAGGGCATGAACTATCAGAGATCACAAGGACAGGTGGAAGGAATGGGAATAGTcagtgggaatggggatggTCAAGAGGGTCAGCGACCCTAGGGAAAGACAAGGACACGGTGGACAACAGTGCTTGGGCTGGAGAAGGATAGTTAGGGGGAATGAGGATGCTGGCAAAGAGCAGGACACTGAGGGAGGACAAGGACACTTAGAGGGATGCAGACTCTTGGGGAAGATGAGGATGCTGGGGAGAAATGAGGAATTTGGGAAGGGGTGGGGATGCTgaggagggatggggacactgTGGAAGAAGAAGGACACTTGGGAAGGACAAGAACGCTGAATAAGGAGGGACACCCACCCACCCTTTGTGGGTGGCTTTTCATAGTAAAAAGCCCCTGTTTGGGGAACTGCCTAATAAAGCCCAATTTTAGCTGAGCCAAGGGGTCTGGCCTTGCTGTGTCCTGCGTCCTGGGGATGGCcaccctcctgtccctcctgtccgCAGCTCACCACCTTCCCtggcccaggggctgccagTCCCTGACCCTTGGCCACCTGGAAAgtaaaggaaacattttccaaCACCCTGCAACACCTCACCCCCCCAGTGCCCACCACCCTGGCACTACTGGGGCACTGCGCACCATTCTGTGAGCTGCTGTTCACAGCTGCCTCTGTCCTGGCTCTCTGTGGCACCTCCAGCGCTTTCCACCAGTCCCAGGTGGTGGAGTGGACTCCGGGTGGGAAGACCTGCTCCAAGGGCGATGGTGGTGGTGAGGGACCTGCAGGGAAGAAGCCAAGAGATGGTGGCTTCACCACGGTGTCCCGATGGAGCCATCTTCCTTGAGGAGGTGACAATGCTCAGGGTCAGAGAGGGGTCCAGGGACCTTCACTCACCCCCGTAGGCCCCGTCGGTGTCCTCAAGGCTGTAGCAGAGGCCATCGACAGCCACGGCCAGTGCCCGGGCAAAGCTGGCGTCCAGGAGGAAGGAGCCGTCGCAGGAGCTCACCAAGCTGCAGCGGGTGCTGGCAAAATTGTCCTCCGAGACAGACCCCCAGCCGTTCAGCAGAGACCCTCCTGGCGAGCCCCTCGTTGCTGtatgctcttcctcctcctcctcttcctcttcctcctcttcttcctcctcctcctcacctaGCTCAGAGGCTGGTGGCCCATAGATGTAGCCGTAGGTGTGCGGTGGCGAGAAGGACCGTGGTGGGGTCGGTGCCAGGGGCCTGTGGGGAACACAGTGGGGGTACTGCTGGCACCAGGGGATGCAGCAATCACGGGAGTGTCCCAGGGGGATGGGGAATACCTGCAGCAGGTAGTGTCCTGGTCCATCTCCAGGACCTCAGCCACCTGCTGTTGTGTGAGGACCCCATCACTGAATGCTGGTGAGAGGCGCCCGGTGGCCAGGGACATGTCCTTGGCGTACCTGGTAGCCAGGAATATGTCCCTTGAATGCCTGGCCTCCAGTGACATGTTCCAGGTGTAGCTGGTGGCTGGGGACATGTCCTTGGGATACCTGGTGTCCAAGAACCTGTCCCGGTGACCAGTGACTGGAGACACCTCTTCGGGATGCCTGGTGGCTGGAGATGTGTCCTTGGGATGCCTTATTGATGGTGACATGCTTTCAGGGGACCTGCTGCACAAGGACATGGCCCTTGTGTGCAAGGTCAGCAGTGATGGGTCCTGGGGGTCTGAGGTATGTCCTCAGAGTACCTGGTGTCCAAGAACTTGTCCCTGTGGTGCTCGGGGACTGGTGACATCTCCTCAGGGTGCCTGGTGAGTGGGGATGTGTCCCTGGGATGCCCAGTGGTTGGCAATGTGTCATTGGGATGCCTCAAGGCTGGTGACATGTTTTCAGGGGacctgctgcacagggacatgTCCCTTGTGTGCAAGGTCACCAGTGATGGCTCCCTGGGGTACTTGTTGGCTGGGGACATGTCTTTGGCATACCTGGAGGCCAGGAACTTGTCCCTGCAGTGCCTAGTGGCTGGGGACATCTCCTTGGGGAGCCTTGTGCCTGGGGATGTGTCCTTTGGGTGCCTGCTGGCTGGAGACATGTCCCTGGGGTGCCTGGTGGACAGTGAGATGTCCCTCTGGCACTTGGCTACTGGTAACGGGTCTCTGGGGCACCTGGTGACCAGGGAGGTGTCCTCAGGGTGCCTGGTGGCCAAGACCGTGTCCCTCTGGTGCTTGGTTGCTGGTGATGGATCCTTGTGGTGCCTGGTGGCTGGTGACATGTTCCGGGGGGTCCTGGTGACTGAGGGCACATCCTTAGGATGCCTGCTGTCCAGGAACATGTCCTTGGGGTGCTCAGTGACCAAGGACATGTCCCTAGGGTTCCTGGTGGCCGGTGACACACCCCTGGGGCTCTCAGTGACTGGGGATGTGTCCCTGGGGATCCCAGTGACTGGGGACATGTCCTTGGGATGCCTGGTGACCAGAGATGTGTCCCTGGGGCACACGAAGGTCGGGGACCTGCAGGTGCAAGGGACATGTTGGGTTTTGCAGCGAAGGGTTGGGTTGCAGGGCACCCACCTGGATGGGGACACCCAGACTCACCGTGTCACTGGAGGATGCCAGGCAGGGGGTGGTCTCGGGGGTGTCACCGGTGACGTGGTTACACCAGAGGCCAGTGGGGTGCTGCCCCGATGTGGTTTTGGAGAGCTGAAGGCCGGTAGCCGTGGGTCCCTGCTGTCCATCACAGCAGCGGCGGTGTCACCATCGTGTCCCCTTGGCTGAggctgcctggctgccagcccaaaATCTGTCCCCCACTCGCCTCCACTTCCAGTGACAGGGATGTGGCTGGGGCCAGCTATGAGCACCGGGGTGCTGTGCACTTGGTGCAGCTCTGCGAGGGGAGTGAGTGACACAGAGCCATGGACCATTACCCTggtgtcccccatgtcccccccgtgtcccccgcACCAACCTCTCTTGCGAACACGCTCccagggtgctgggtttggggtgctgggcGAGGAATGCACCCCGGGGTGCCCCCCACCGCAGCAgcccatgtccccaaggggTGGTGGGCGTCCTCCACGGAGGCTGCTGTGGATGGGGGGCGTGGGGGGGCCAAGGCTCGGCGGCTCCAAGGAGAGGGCTGGAAGAGTAAGAGAGGTCAGGGCACCCATGAGGCCatgtgtcccctgtcccctctgtccttGGGTCTGTGTGCCCTCAAGtcctcactgcctgcaggcagacAACAGGGGACACCAACGTGAGGCTCCCATGGCACTGGGGGTCCCTGGCATAGGGTGGGGGTACACTCTGCTGGTCCCATGGCACTCTGTGGGGGTCCTAGGCCTGGGCCGGGGGCCCTGTTGCAGCAGGTCAGGGTTCCACGGAACTGGGTGGGGATCCAGCGGCACCACTGGGATGGATGGGGGTCCCACAGTACTGGTGGGGGTTCCACGGCAGAGTGGGGGCTCTGTGGCACTAGGCGGGGGTCCCAACCCTAGTGTTCACTGGAGGGGTGGGGGTCCCATGGCAGTGGGTGGGGACCCCAGTCTCCACGGGGCTCACTGGAGGGGTGGGGGTCCCTGCCATCACTGCCCAGGAGCcggctgctgaggctgctgctgctgctgaggtttcggggggcacagctgggtttCCAGGGACCACCAAGCCATGGAGAGTCACCAGCCACCAGCCTGCAGGGCAAGAGGAGCTGTCAGTGCATCAAACCCCACCACACCGGGGATCTGCCGCGTCCCCCACCCCACGGCTCTCACCTGTGGCgagctgcagcatcctggctGGCACGGcgctggcagaggaggaggaggagggcgagTAAGGCCAACCAGAGCATGGAACCAGCGGCTGCGATGACAGCAGGCTGCCGCAGTGCCTGGaccaccctgctgctccctgctgtcaGCCCTACAAGGGTCCCATCAGTGTCACTTCATGTCACCACCTAGACCCCCACCCGCACCCCACCTTGCTCTCCATCTCCTACCCAGGACTCCACACGTGGCATTGCTGGGAACCCCCAGCCCTGCGCTGTTGAAAGCTGCCACCTGGACACAGAATTCAGCGCCGGGGTGTGGGAGGAGGGTTTCCAGGCGGCGGGTGGCTCCGTCCACTGTCCTGTTGGTGGGATGCTGCCAGCCCTCACCCCTTGACCAGACCTGGCAGGCACCGAGAGGAAGTGTCCCCTTAGACCATTAGCCTTGATGGCCCCCCTGTGGATAGATCCCCGTTGGACGGACTCCTTCAGATGAACACCCCTTGACAGACTCCCATTGATGGGTCCCACATGGATGGATTCACTTGGATGCCTCCCCTTCGATGAATCTCCTTGATGGACTCCCCTCAGAAGGACCCCTTTGGATGAGCTCCCTTGCATGCCCCTAGGATGGACCTCCTTGGGTGAAAACCTCTTGGATGGACCCCCACTGATGGACCCCCCCTTTGGGTGGACCCCCTTGGCTGAATCCCCTAGGCTGGACTCCTTTGCATGAGCTCCCTTGGCTGCCACTAGACCAATGCCCTGGGAGGGACCTCCACCTTGGTTGGCCCTTCTGGATGAGCCCCCTCCTGGACAGACTCCTTGGATGGTGCCCCCCTTGGAtagacccccccccccccatcccccaCATTGACAGGCTCCCTTTCGGGATGGATTCCCTTGGATTGACCCTCCTTGGCCAGaagaccccagccctgccccctTGCCCCGCTGCCCCAAACCTGGTAGCCCCGGATGACGCCGTTGTGTGCTTCAGGAGGAGGTGGCTCCCAGCTCACAACCACGGTGCCGTTCCCTGCCTCGGCCTGGCTGACGGTGACGCGCTGGGGCGCTGCACTTGGCACTGCCGGGACAGGGATGCTGAGACCCCTGGGACCCCCGACCGACCTCCCCATCCACCGCCCAAACATCCCGGGGGACACACGACGCACCTTC
Proteins encoded in this region:
- the ROBO4 gene encoding roundabout homolog 4 isoform X4 → MAEMFVFPVTFPPLRHFPAPTSGYCTPPSGAGSSPGAGREEPGFREETGRLARAGMAGGWETALGLGLCLAALHRGGCRLPSMATASQTPAVLRDNFRLQPGDLVTTAGQALELDCVPPLGYPEPYITWKKDGVTLDLVGGRYTVTKGKLQVASAQRSDSGLYICVAANAAGKRESRAARVSVLEKPSIVRHPSDATAVPGSTVELGCSARGDPAPQVQWHKEHGDLPWGRHEVDREHTLRLYAVTPADAGAYVCTAQSQLGTAAATTFLHVEGSIQEGPYRLAVGQEETAPRDLLAVRLHLDNGTALPTAAVQLRWQMLMPVPVPVGYVVLYRSLLPVATSWVQHDAGRELSAIIPALRRGYKYEFKVRPYTGRTQGSDSNSRHLWIPEEVPSAAPQRVTVSQAEAGNGTVVVSWEPPPPEAHNGVIRGYQVWSRGEGWQHPTNRTVDGATRRLETLLPHPGAEFCVQVAAFNSAGLGVPSNATCGVLGLTAGSSRVVQALRQPAVIAAAGSMLWLALLALLLLLCQRRASQDAAARHRLVAGDSPWLGGPWKPSCAPRNLSSSSSLSSRLLGSDGRDPHPSTLSLEPPSLGPPTPPIHSSLRGGRPPPLGDMGCCGGGHPGVHSSPSTPNPAPWERVRKRELHQVHSTPVLIAGPSHIPVTGSGGEWGTDFGLAARQPQPRGHDGDTAAAVMDSRDPRLPAFSSPKPHRGSTPLASGVTTSPVTPPRPPPAWHPPVTRSPTFVCPRDTSLVTRHPKDMSPVTGIPRDTSPVTESPRGVSPATRNPRDMSLVTEHPKDMFLDSRHPKDVPSVTRTPRNMSPATRHHKDPSPATKHQRDTVLATRHPEDTSLVTRCPRDPLPVAKCQRDISLSTRHPRDMSPASRHPKDTSPGTRLPKEMSPATRHCRDKFLASRSPENMSPALRHPNDTLPTTGHPRDTSPLTRHPEEMSPVPEHHRDKFLDTSRSPESMSPSIRHPKDTSPATRHPEEVSPVTGHRDRFLDTRYAKDMSLATGRLSPAFSDGVLTQQQVAEVLEMDQDTTCCRPLAPTPPRSFSPPHTYGYIYGPPASELGEEEEEEEEEEEEEEEEEHTATRGSPGGSLLNGWGSVSEDNFASTRCSLVSSCDGSFLLDASFARALAVAVDGLCYSLEDTDGAYGGPSPPPSPLEQVFPPGVHSTTWDWWKALEVPQRARTEAAVNSSSQNGGQGSGTGSPWAREGGELRTGGTGGWPSPGRRTQQGQTPWLS
- the ROBO4 gene encoding roundabout homolog 4 isoform X6, with product MAEMFVFPVTFPPLRHFPAPTSGYCTPPSGAGSSPGAGREEPGFREETGRLARAGMAGGWETALGLGLCLAALHRGGCRLPSMATASQTPAVLRDNFRLQPGDLVTTAGQALELDCVPPLGYPEPYITWKKDGVTLDLVGGRYTVTKGKLQVASAQRSDSGLYICVAANAAGKRESRAARVSVLEKPSIVRHPSDATAVPGSTVELGCSARGDPAPQVQWHKEHGDLPWGRHEVDREHTLRLYAVTPADAGAYVCTAQSQLGTAAATTFLHVEGSIQEGPYRLAVGQEETAPRDLLAVRLHLDNGTALPTAAVQLRWQMLMPVPVPVGYVVLYRSLLPVATSWVQHDAGRELSAIIPALRRGYKYEFKVRPYTGRTQGSDSNSRHLWIPEEVPSAAPQRVTVSQAEAGNGTVVVSWEPPPPEAHNGVIRGYQVWSRGEGWQHPTNRTVDGATRRLETLLPHPGAEFCVQVAAFNSAGLGVPSNATCGVLGLTAGSSRVVQALRQPAVIAAAGSMLWLALLALLLLLCQRRASQDAAARHRLVAGDSPWLGGPWKPSCAPRNLSSSSSLSSRLLGSDGRDPHPSTLSLEPPSLGPPTPPIHSSLRGGRPPPLGDMGCCGGGHPGVHSSPSTPNPAPWERVRKRELHQVHSTPVLIAGPSHIPVTGSGGEWGTDFGLAARQPQPRGHDGDTAAAVMDSRDPRLPAFSSPKPHRGSTPLASGVTTSPVTPPRPPPAWHPPVTRSPTFVCPRDTSLVTRHPKDMSPVTGIPRDTSPVTESPRGVSPATRNPRDMSLVTEHPKDMFLDSRHPKDVPSVTRTPRNMSPATRHHKDPSPATKHQRDTVLATRHPEDTSLVTRCPRDPLPVAKCQRDISLSTRHPRDMSPASRHPKDTSPGTRLPKEMSPATRHCRDKFLASRDTSPLTRHPEEMSPVPEHHRDKFLDTSRSPESMSPSIRHPKDTSPATRHPEEVSPVTGHRDRFLDTRYAKDMSLATGRLSPAFSDGVLTQQQVAEVLEMDQDTTCCRPLAPTPPRSFSPPHTYGYIYGPPASELGEEEEEEEEEEEEEEEEEHTATRGSPGGSLLNGWGSVSEDNFASTRCSLVSSCDGSFLLDASFARALAVAVDGLCYSLEDTDGAYGGPSPPPSPLEQVFPPGVHSTTWDWWKALEVPQRARTEAAVNSSSQNGGQGSGTGSPWAREGGELRTGGTGGWPSPGRRTQQGQTPWLS
- the ROBO4 gene encoding roundabout homolog 4 isoform X8, with protein sequence MAEMFVFPVTFPPLRHFPAPTSGYCTPPSGAGSSPGAGREEPGFREETGRLARAGMAGGWETALGLGLCLAALHRGGCRLPSMATASQTPAGGRYTVTKGKLQVASAQRSDSGLYICVAANAAGKRESRAARVSVLEKPSIVRHPSDATAVPGSTVELGCSARGDPAPQVQWHKEHGDLPWGRHEVDREHTLRLYAVTPADAGAYVCTAQSQLGTAAATTFLHVEGSIQEGPYRLAVGQEETAPRDLLAVRLHLDNGTALPTAAVQLRWQMLMPVPVPVGYVVLYRSLLPVATSWVQHDAGRELSAIIPALRRGYKYEFKVRPYTGRTQGSDSNSRHLWIPEEVPSAAPQRVTVSQAEAGNGTVVVSWEPPPPEAHNGVIRGYQVWSRGEGWQHPTNRTVDGATRRLETLLPHPGAEFCVQVAAFNSAGLGVPSNATCGVLGLTAGSSRVVQALRQPAVIAAAGSMLWLALLALLLLLCQRRASQDAAARHRLVAGDSPWLGGPWKPSCAPRNLSSSSSLSSRLLGSDGRDPHPSTLSLEPPSLGPPTPPIHSSLRGGRPPPLGDMGCCGGGHPGVHSSPSTPNPAPWERVRKRELHQVHSTPVLIAGPSHIPVTGSGGEWGTDFGLAARQPQPRGHDGDTAAAVMDSRDPRLPAFSSPKPHRGSTPLASGVTTSPVTPPRPPPAWHPPVTRSPTFVCPRDTSLVTRHPKDMSPVTGIPRDTSPVTESPRGVSPATRNPRDMSLVTEHPKDMFLDSRHPKDVPSVTRTPRNMSPATRHHKDPSPATKHQRDTVLATRHPEDTSLVTRCPRDPLPVAKCQRDISLSTRHPRDMSPASRHPKDTSPGTRLPKEMSPATRHCRDKFLASSRSPENMSPALRHPNDTLPTTGHPRDTSPLTRHPEEMSPVPEHHRDKFLDTSRSPESMSPSIRHPKDTSPATRHPEEVSPVTGHRDRFLDTRYAKDMSLATGRLSPAFSDGVLTQQQVAEVLEMDQDTTCCRPLAPTPPRSFSPPHTYGYIYGPPASELGEEEEEEEEEEEEEEEEEHTATRGSPGGSLLNGWGSVSEDNFASTRCSLVSSCDGSFLLDASFARALAVAVDGLCYSLEDTDGAYGGPSPPPSPLEQVFPPGVHSTTWDWWKALEVPQRARTEAAVNSSSQNGGQGSGTGSPWAREGGELRTGGTGGWPSPGRRTQQGQTPWLS
- the ROBO4 gene encoding roundabout homolog 4 isoform X5; translated protein: MAEMFVFPVTFPPLRHFPAPTSGYCTPPSGAGSSPGAGREEPGFREETGRLARAGMAGGWETALGLGLCLAALHRGGCRLPSMATASQTPAVLRDNFRLQPGDLVTTAGQALELDCVPPLGYPEPYITWKKDGVTLDLVGGRYTVTKGKLQVASAQRSDSGLYICVAANAAGKRESRAARVSVLEKPSIVRHPSDATAVPGSTVELGCSARGDPAPQVQWHKEHGDLPWGRHEVDREHTLRLYAVTPADAGAYVCTAQSQLGTAAATTFLHVEGSIQEGPYRLAVGQEETAPRDLLAVRLHLDNGTALPTAAVQLRWQMLMPVPVPVGYVVLYRSLLPVATSWVQHDAGRELSAIIPALRRGYKYEFKVRPYTGRTQGSDSNSRHLWIPEEVPSAAPQRVTVSQAEAGNGTVVVSWEPPPPEAHNGVIRGYQVWSRGEGWQHPTNRTVDGATRRLETLLPHPGAEFCVQVAAFNSAGLGVPSNATCGVLGLTAGSSRVVQALRQPAVIAAAGSMLWLALLALLLLLCQRRASQDAAARHRLVAGDSPWLGGPWKPSCAPRNLSSSSSLSSRLLGSDGRDPHPSTLSLEPPSLGPPTPPIHSSLRGGRPPPLGDMGCCGGGHPGVHSSPSTPNPAPWERVRKRELHQVHSTPVLIAGPSHIPVTGSGGEWGTDFGLAARQPQPRGHDGDTAAAVMDSRDPRLPAFSSPKPHRGSTPLASGVTTSPVTPPRPPPAWHPPVTRSPTFVCPRDTSLVTRHPKDMSPVTGIPRDTSPVTESPRGVSPATRNPRDMSLVTEHPKDMFLDSRHPKDVPSVTRTPRNMSPATRHHKDPSPATKHQRDTVLATRHPEDTSLVTRCPRDPLPVAKCQRDISLSTRHPRDMSPASRHPKDTSPGTRLPKEMSPATRHCRDKFLASSRSPENMSPALRHPNDTLPTTGHPRDTSPLTRHPEEMSPVPEHHRDKFLDTRHPKDTSPATRHPEEVSPVTGHRDRFLDTRYAKDMSLATGRLSPAFSDGVLTQQQVAEVLEMDQDTTCCRPLAPTPPRSFSPPHTYGYIYGPPASELGEEEEEEEEEEEEEEEEEHTATRGSPGGSLLNGWGSVSEDNFASTRCSLVSSCDGSFLLDASFARALAVAVDGLCYSLEDTDGAYGGPSPPPSPLEQVFPPGVHSTTWDWWKALEVPQRARTEAAVNSSSQNGGQGSGTGSPWAREGGELRTGGTGGWPSPGRRTQQGQTPWLS
- the ROBO4 gene encoding roundabout homolog 4 isoform X2: MAEMFVFPVTFPPLRHFPAPTSGYCTPPSGAGSSPGAGREEPGFREETGRLARAGMAGGWETALGLGLCLAALHRGGCRLPSMATASQTPAVLRDNFRLQPGDLVTTAGQALELDCVPPLGYPEPYITWKKDGVTLDLVGGRYTVTKGKLQVASAQRSDSGLYICVAANAAGKRESRAARVSVLEKPSIVRHPSDATAVPGSTVELGCSARGDPAPQVQWHKEHGDLPWGRHEVDREHTLRLYAVTPADAGAYVCTAQSQLGTAAATTFLHVEDRLAVGQEETAPRDLLAVRLHLDNGTALPTAAVQLRWQMLMPVPVPVGYVVLYRSLLPVATSWVQHDAGRELSAIIPALRRGYKYEFKVRPYTGRTQGSDSNSRHLWIPEEVPSAAPQRVTVSQAEAGNGTVVVSWEPPPPEAHNGVIRGYQVWSRGEGWQHPTNRTVDGATRRLETLLPHPGAEFCVQVAAFNSAGLGVPSNATCGVLGLTAGSSRVVQALRQPAVIAAAGSMLWLALLALLLLLCQRRASQDAAARHRLVAGDSPWLGGPWKPSCAPRNLSSSSSLSSRLLGSDGRDPHPSTLSLEPPSLGPPTPPIHSSLRGGRPPPLGDMGCCGGGHPGVHSSPSTPNPAPWERVRKRELHQVHSTPVLIAGPSHIPVTGSGGEWGTDFGLAARQPQPRGHDGDTAAAVMDSRDPRLPAFSSPKPHRGSTPLASGVTTSPVTPPRPPPAWHPPVTRSPTFVCPRDTSLVTRHPKDMSPVTGIPRDTSPVTESPRGVSPATRNPRDMSLVTEHPKDMFLDSRHPKDVPSVTRTPRNMSPATRHHKDPSPATKHQRDTVLATRHPEDTSLVTRCPRDPLPVAKCQRDISLSTRHPRDMSPASRHPKDTSPGTRLPKEMSPATRHCRDKFLASSRSPENMSPALRHPNDTLPTTGHPRDTSPLTRHPEEMSPVPEHHRDKFLDTRSPESMSPSIRHPKDTSPATRHPEEVSPVTGHRDRFLDTRYPKDMSPATSYTWNMSLEARHSRDIFLATRYAKDMSLATGRLSPAFSDGVLTQQQVAEVLEMDQDTTCCRPLAPTPPRSFSPPHTYGYIYGPPASELGEEEEEEEEEEEEEEEEEHTATRGSPGGSLLNGWGSVSEDNFASTRCSLVSSCDGSFLLDASFARALAVAVDGLCYSLEDTDGAYGGPSPPPSPLEQVFPPGVHSTTWDWWKALEVPQRARTEAAVNSSSQNGGQGSGTGSPWAREGGELRTGGTGGWPSPGRRTQQGQTPWLS
- the ROBO4 gene encoding roundabout homolog 4 isoform X7 → MAEMFVFPVTFPPLRHFPAPTSGYCTPPSGAGSSPGAGREEPGFREETGRLARAGMAGGWETALGLGLCLAALHRGGCRLPSMATASQTPAVLRDNFRLQPGDLVTTAGQALELDCVPPLGYPEPYITWKKDGVTLDLVGGRYTVTKGKLQVASAQRSDSGLYICVAANAAGKRESRAARVSVLEKPSIVRHPSDATAVPGSTVELGCSARGDPAPQVQWHKEHGDLPWGRHEVDREHTLRLYAVTPADAGAYVCTAQSQLGTAAATTFLHVEGSIQEGPYRLAVGQEETAPRDLLAVRLHLDNGTALPTAAVQLRWQMLMPVPVPVGYVVLYRSLLPVATSWVQHDAGRELSAIIPALRRGYKYEFKVRPYTGRTQGSDSNSRHLWIPEEVPSAAPQRVTVSQAEAGNGTVVVSWEPPPPEAHNGVIRGYQVWSRGEGWQHPTNRTVDGATRRLETLLPHPGAEFCVQVAAFNSAGLGVPSNATCGVLGLTAGSSRVVQALRQPAVIAAAGSMLWLALLALLLLLCQRRASQDAAARHRLVAGDSPWLGGPWKPSCAPRNLSSSSSLSSRLLGSDGRDPHPSTLSLEPPSLGPPTPPIHSSLRGGRPPPLGDMGCCGGGHPGVHSSPSTPNPAPWERVRKRELHQVHSTPVLIAGPSHIPVTGSGGEWGTDFGLAARQPQPRGHDGDTAAAVMDSRDPRLPAFSSPKPHRGSTPLASGVTTSPVTPPRPPPAWHPPVTRSPTFVCPRDTSLVTRHPKDMSPVTGIPRDTSPVTESPRGVSPATRNPRDMSLVTEHPKDMFLDSRHPKDVPSVTRTPRNMSPATRHHKDPSPATKHQRDTVLATRHPEDTSLVTRCPRDPLPVAKCQRDISLSTRHPRDMSPASRHPKDTSPGTRLPKEMSPATRHCRDKFLASSRSPENMSPALRHPNDTLPTTGHPRDTSPLTRHPEEMSPVPEHHRDKFLDTRYAKDMSLATGRLSPAFSDGVLTQQQVAEVLEMDQDTTCCRPLAPTPPRSFSPPHTYGYIYGPPASELGEEEEEEEEEEEEEEEEEHTATRGSPGGSLLNGWGSVSEDNFASTRCSLVSSCDGSFLLDASFARALAVAVDGLCYSLEDTDGAYGGPSPPPSPLEQVFPPGVHSTTWDWWKALEVPQRARTEAAVNSSSQNGGQGSGTGSPWAREGGELRTGGTGGWPSPGRRTQQGQTPWLS
- the ROBO4 gene encoding roundabout homolog 4 isoform X1; the encoded protein is MAEMFVFPVTFPPLRHFPAPTSGYCTPPSGAGSSPGAGREEPGFREETGRLARAGMAGGWETALGLGLCLAALHRGGCRLPSMATASQTPAVLRDNFRLQPGDLVTTAGQALELDCVPPLGYPEPYITWKKDGVTLDLVGGRYTVTKGKLQVASAQRSDSGLYICVAANAAGKRESRAARVSVLEKPSIVRHPSDATAVPGSTVELGCSARGDPAPQVQWHKEHGDLPWGRHEVDREHTLRLYAVTPADAGAYVCTAQSQLGTAAATTFLHVEDRLAVGQEETAPRDLLAVRLHLDNGTALPTAAVQLRWQMLMPVPVPVGYVVLYRSLLPVATSWVQHDAGRELSAIIPALRRGYKYEFKVRPYTGRTQGSDSNSRHLWIPEEVPSAAPQRVTVSQAEAGNGTVVVSWEPPPPEAHNGVIRGYQVWSRGEGWQHPTNRTVDGATRRLETLLPHPGAEFCVQVAAFNSAGLGVPSNATCGVLGLTAGSSRVVQALRQPAVIAAAGSMLWLALLALLLLLCQRRASQDAAARHRLVAGDSPWLGGPWKPSCAPRNLSSSSSLSSRLLGSDGRDPHPSTLSLEPPSLGPPTPPIHSSLRGGRPPPLGDMGCCGGGHPGVHSSPSTPNPAPWERVRKRELHQVHSTPVLIAGPSHIPVTGSGGEWGTDFGLAARQPQPRGHDGDTAAAVMDSRDPRLPAFSSPKPHRGSTPLASGVTTSPVTPPRPPPAWHPPVTRSPTFVCPRDTSLVTRHPKDMSPVTGIPRDTSPVTESPRGVSPATRNPRDMSLVTEHPKDMFLDSRHPKDVPSVTRTPRNMSPATRHHKDPSPATKHQRDTVLATRHPEDTSLVTRCPRDPLPVAKCQRDISLSTRHPRDMSPASRHPKDTSPGTRLPKEMSPATRHCRDKFLASSRSPENMSPALRHPNDTLPTTGHPRDTSPLTRHPEEMSPVPEHHRDKFLDTSRSPESMSPSIRHPKDTSPATRHPEEVSPVTGHRDRFLDTRYPKDMSPATSYTWNMSLEARHSRDIFLATRYAKDMSLATGRLSPAFSDGVLTQQQVAEVLEMDQDTTCCRPLAPTPPRSFSPPHTYGYIYGPPASELGEEEEEEEEEEEEEEEEEHTATRGSPGGSLLNGWGSVSEDNFASTRCSLVSSCDGSFLLDASFARALAVAVDGLCYSLEDTDGAYGGPSPPPSPLEQVFPPGVHSTTWDWWKALEVPQRARTEAAVNSSSQNGGQGSGTGSPWAREGGELRTGGTGGWPSPGRRTQQGQTPWLS